From the Psychrobacillus sp. FSL K6-4046 genome, one window contains:
- a CDS encoding DUF1700 domain-containing protein, producing the protein MTANVYIETLEKQLYILNAKERQAVVRDFQKYFCDLLREGKSEQAIIESLGAPSYIARELLKAYSEEEMIVTEVAYESAYI; encoded by the coding sequence GTGACAGCAAACGTTTATATTGAGACATTAGAAAAACAGCTATATATTTTAAATGCTAAGGAGCGCCAAGCGGTTGTTCGAGATTTCCAAAAATATTTTTGTGACTTGTTAAGAGAGGGGAAATCCGAGCAAGCAATAATAGAATCATTAGGAGCACCATCGTATATAGCAAGGGAACTACTTAAGGCTTACTCCGAAGAGGAAATGATCGTAACAGAAGTGGCATATGAAAGTGCATATATATAA
- a CDS encoding YebC/PmpR family DNA-binding transcriptional regulator translates to MGRKWNNIKEKKASKDANTSRIYAKFGREIYVAARQGEPDPVSNQALKVVLERAKTYSVPKHIIDKAIEKAKGGSEESYDELRYEGFGPGGSMVIVDALTNNVNRTASDVRAAFGKNGGNMGVSGSVSYMFDATAVIGLEGKTADEVLEILMEADVDARDILEEDDAVIVYAEPDQFHVVQEALRAAGVEEFTISELTMLAQNDIALDADAQAQFEKMIDAIEDLEDVQQVYHNVELA, encoded by the coding sequence ATGGGTCGTAAGTGGAATAATATTAAGGAAAAGAAAGCTTCCAAAGACGCTAATACTAGCCGTATTTATGCCAAATTTGGTCGTGAAATATATGTTGCAGCAAGACAAGGTGAACCAGATCCTGTCTCCAATCAAGCATTAAAGGTTGTATTAGAGCGTGCAAAAACGTATAGTGTGCCAAAGCATATTATTGATAAAGCAATTGAAAAAGCAAAAGGCGGGTCTGAGGAAAGCTATGATGAGCTGCGCTATGAAGGCTTTGGTCCCGGGGGATCTATGGTTATCGTAGATGCATTAACTAATAACGTAAACCGTACTGCTTCTGATGTGCGTGCTGCATTTGGTAAAAATGGCGGCAACATGGGAGTTAGTGGTTCCGTATCTTACATGTTTGATGCAACAGCAGTTATTGGGTTAGAAGGAAAAACAGCTGACGAAGTATTAGAAATCCTAATGGAGGCTGATGTGGATGCTCGTGACATCTTGGAAGAAGACGACGCGGTCATCGTATACGCTGAGCCAGATCAATTCCATGTGGTGCAAGAAGCTTTAAGAGCAGCAGGAGTTGAGGAATTTACAATTTCTGAGCTTACAATGCTTGCACAAAACGACATTGCATTGGATGCAGATGCACAAGCACAATTTGAAAAAATGATTGATGCTATTGAAGACTTAGAGGACGTTCAGCAAGTTTATCACAATGTAGAATTAGCTTAA
- a CDS encoding HIT family protein has product MTDCLGCMLANKKQEIFVIFENDHITCFLDQEPFNNGHVLILPKRHYEDVDDLDVEVAYSIMDASRLISKAIKRLYAPDGITICQNGGVFSELTHYHMHVVPRYQGQQFAEFYQDEPLVRNLESMQTVTAKLRDSVRNVIAEGK; this is encoded by the coding sequence ATGACGGATTGCTTAGGCTGTATGTTAGCGAATAAAAAACAAGAGATATTTGTTATATTTGAGAATGATCATATTACCTGCTTTTTAGACCAAGAACCCTTTAATAATGGGCATGTGCTTATACTTCCAAAAAGGCATTATGAGGATGTGGATGACCTAGATGTTGAGGTAGCCTATTCGATCATGGATGCATCAAGGCTAATCTCTAAGGCTATCAAAAGATTATATGCCCCAGATGGGATTACAATCTGTCAAAATGGAGGAGTCTTTAGTGAATTGACTCATTACCATATGCATGTTGTCCCGAGGTATCAGGGGCAACAATTCGCAGAATTTTATCAAGATGAGCCACTCGTACGCAATCTAGAAAGCATGCAAACTGTTACAGCTAAATTAAGAGACTCAGTTCGGAATGTTATAGCAGAAGGTAAATAA
- the tatA gene encoding twin-arginine translocase TatA/TatE family subunit: MMPNIGIPGLIIILIIALIVFGPKKLPQLGRAIGETLKEFKSSTKDIVDDVAEEFKIEDKETVTKKNI; the protein is encoded by the coding sequence ATAATGCCAAATATCGGAATACCAGGTTTAATCATTATATTAATTATTGCTTTAATCGTGTTCGGTCCGAAAAAATTACCTCAATTGGGTAGAGCAATTGGAGAGACGTTAAAAGAATTTAAAAGCTCAACTAAAGATATAGTAGACGATGTTGCAGAAGAATTTAAAATAGAAGACAAAGAAACAGTAACTAAAAAAAATATCTAA
- a CDS encoding gluconate 2-dehydrogenase subunit 3 family protein, producing the protein MSEQENKTTYLDKRSSRRTFIKNSGLTVGGVVLGGALGSLLGKDSTSKTNETGVHSATTSVNFNQALMYFDKAQFDTIEAAAEQIFPKTEVGPGAKELLVAYYIDHQLAGSFGLNSKEYMTGPFFPAEAVPQQGYQTHLNRQQVFNLGIAALNTEAAKKSDDKPKFANLTEEQQIEILKDFEADKVKLNGAVSSSFFFSLLRKVTIEGVYADPMYGGNKDMAGWKMKNFPGHQSSYTNVLEKDEFVKIDPMSLNSQHQH; encoded by the coding sequence ATGTCAGAACAGGAAAACAAGACTACTTACTTAGATAAACGTTCATCTAGACGTACTTTTATCAAAAACTCTGGATTAACAGTTGGTGGAGTTGTATTAGGTGGAGCACTCGGTTCTTTACTAGGGAAAGACTCAACATCTAAAACTAATGAAACTGGGGTTCATTCAGCAACTACTAGTGTTAACTTCAACCAAGCACTTATGTATTTTGACAAAGCACAATTTGACACGATAGAAGCTGCAGCAGAGCAAATTTTTCCTAAAACTGAGGTAGGACCCGGGGCGAAAGAATTACTTGTTGCATATTATATTGATCACCAACTCGCAGGAAGCTTTGGCCTAAACTCAAAAGAATATATGACCGGTCCTTTCTTCCCTGCAGAAGCAGTTCCACAACAAGGGTACCAAACACATTTGAACCGTCAGCAAGTGTTTAATCTTGGAATTGCAGCTTTAAATACAGAGGCTGCAAAGAAATCCGATGATAAACCTAAATTTGCTAATTTAACAGAAGAACAACAAATCGAAATCTTAAAAGATTTTGAAGCTGATAAAGTTAAATTAAATGGAGCCGTTAGTTCCTCCTTTTTCTTCTCTTTACTTAGAAAAGTAACAATTGAAGGAGTATATGCTGACCCTATGTACGGCGGTAACAAAGATATGGCTGGTTGGAAAATGAAGAATTTCCCTGGACATCAATCAAGTTATACTAATGTATTAGAAAAAGATGAATTCGTGAAAATAGATCCTATGAGCTTAAACTCTCAGCATCAACACTAA
- a CDS encoding ABC transporter substrate-binding protein codes for MNKQLRNWLAVLILSILLVGCQEAEKNTAVETDSVQEVKEYTVTDDMGNEITFEEVPDSVVSLQPSNTEILFALGVGDKIVGATEYDTYPEEALEIERISDSMSFNAERILEISPDVVIAYTTGSEEELKVLEDAGLDVFVIQSALSFEDVYGDIEQLAAVMGVEDKGINLVNSIKTTIQSVEDKVSGVANQKQVYFEISPSPEIFTTGKNTFQQEVLNNASVVNIFGDQEGWIKLSEEDVIKKNPPIILTTVNYVEDPIGEIKARPGWNQLEAVQNNAIFQLDSDIMSRPGPRIGEAVELVAKTVYPELFK; via the coding sequence ATGAATAAACAATTAAGAAATTGGTTAGCGGTACTAATACTTTCTATCTTACTTGTAGGCTGCCAAGAGGCTGAAAAGAATACAGCTGTTGAAACAGATTCTGTACAAGAAGTAAAGGAATACACTGTAACGGACGATATGGGGAACGAAATTACATTTGAAGAAGTTCCCGACTCGGTTGTGTCTCTACAACCAAGCAACACAGAAATTCTATTTGCCCTTGGCGTGGGAGATAAAATAGTGGGAGCTACAGAGTATGATACCTATCCAGAAGAAGCACTGGAAATTGAAAGAATTTCCGATTCTATGAGCTTTAATGCAGAACGGATTTTAGAGATAAGCCCAGATGTAGTGATAGCGTATACCACCGGTTCTGAGGAAGAGCTTAAAGTGTTGGAAGATGCGGGTTTAGACGTTTTTGTCATTCAATCGGCACTGTCATTTGAAGACGTCTATGGTGATATTGAACAGTTGGCCGCAGTAATGGGAGTTGAGGATAAAGGAATAAACCTTGTTAACTCTATTAAAACTACTATTCAAAGTGTTGAGGACAAAGTATCGGGTGTAGCTAATCAGAAACAAGTTTATTTTGAGATAAGCCCCTCTCCTGAAATTTTTACAACTGGTAAAAATACGTTTCAACAAGAAGTTTTGAATAATGCTTCTGTTGTGAACATTTTTGGAGACCAAGAGGGATGGATTAAATTATCTGAGGAAGATGTCATTAAGAAAAATCCTCCGATTATCTTAACTACCGTAAATTATGTAGAAGATCCAATTGGTGAGATTAAGGCTCGTCCAGGCTGGAACCAGCTAGAGGCTGTACAAAACAACGCCATCTTCCAATTAGATTCGGACATAATGTCTCGCCCTGGTCCACGAATTGGTGAAGCTGTGGAACTAGTAGCCAAAACCGTTTATCCAGAATTATTTAAATAA
- a CDS encoding GNAT family N-acetyltransferase: protein MEYEYFHGVPDKQTLSGVLELHKHVFDGSDLATEKLKEKNNLILFVAKDGDRVVGFKIGYDYGNRTFYSWLGGVHKDYRGKGIAKELMRRQHELVKSMGYTKARTISRNEKREMLILNIKFGFDIKETFISNKGTHKIVLEKML from the coding sequence GTGGAGTATGAATATTTTCATGGGGTACCGGACAAACAGACGCTTTCTGGTGTTTTGGAGCTACATAAGCATGTATTTGACGGCTCAGACTTGGCAACAGAAAAGTTAAAAGAAAAAAACAATTTAATCCTGTTTGTAGCAAAGGATGGAGACCGTGTAGTAGGATTTAAAATTGGCTACGACTACGGAAATCGCACCTTTTATAGCTGGCTTGGCGGTGTTCACAAGGACTATCGTGGAAAAGGAATAGCCAAAGAACTGATGCGCAGACAGCATGAACTTGTTAAGTCAATGGGGTACACAAAAGCCCGTACCATCTCAAGAAATGAAAAAAGAGAAATGCTAATTTTAAATATAAAGTTTGGGTTTGATATTAAAGAAACATTTATAAGTAATAAAGGTACGCATAAAATTGTGCTAGAAAAAATGCTATAG
- a CDS encoding GMC family oxidoreductase produces the protein MATKLPKTDIVLVGVGWVGGIIAAELTKKGYKVVGIERGKERSTEDYFMAHDELRYAERKEMMQDLSKETITFRHDMTKRALPYREWGSFLIGEGTGGSGEHWNGQTYRFLPYDFEIYSETVKRYGKGKIPKGMMLQDWGITYEELEPYFDKFDAMTGISGEANPLPDSPQIKYPNPPMLETPAIKLFKNAAKELGYHPYHMPSNNLSQSYTNPDGVSRGACQYCGFCERFGCEYGAKASPVVTVLPVAKETGNFEVRTHSVVRKVLHTNGKATGVLYVDIRTGEEFIQEADVVVVSAYQMNNIKLLLNSQLGRPYDPVTGTGVIGRNYAYQTILGTAVGFFDKEFNLYGGAGSLGAQIDDFNGDFFDHTDLDFLHGATIQITQLGDRPIANNQIPAGVPTWGKEFKDASVTNANRALIVKAQGASLPWQDNYIDLDPTYKDAFGDPLLRMTFNWKDQDRQLMKFMGEKSAEIMKKMGAKDIKINGLEVGDYDIRNYQSTHNTGGVIMGSDPETSALNSYLQMWDCENVFVPGASAFAQNSGYNPTGTVGALAYRAAEGIEKYLKTGGLLV, from the coding sequence TTGGCAACTAAATTACCAAAAACAGATATAGTTTTAGTAGGGGTAGGCTGGGTAGGCGGTATTATTGCAGCAGAACTTACAAAAAAAGGATACAAAGTAGTAGGTATCGAACGTGGTAAAGAACGTTCAACTGAGGATTACTTTATGGCTCACGATGAACTACGTTACGCAGAGCGTAAAGAAATGATGCAGGATCTTTCTAAAGAAACAATTACATTCCGTCACGATATGACAAAACGAGCATTACCTTACCGTGAATGGGGTAGCTTCCTAATTGGAGAAGGAACAGGTGGTTCAGGAGAGCATTGGAACGGTCAAACTTACCGCTTCCTACCATACGATTTCGAAATCTATTCAGAAACTGTTAAACGTTATGGAAAAGGTAAAATCCCTAAAGGGATGATGCTTCAAGACTGGGGTATAACATACGAAGAGTTAGAACCATATTTTGATAAATTTGACGCTATGACAGGTATTAGTGGTGAGGCGAATCCACTACCTGATTCTCCACAAATTAAATACCCTAACCCGCCGATGCTGGAAACACCAGCTATAAAATTATTTAAAAATGCAGCGAAAGAGCTTGGATATCATCCATACCATATGCCTTCTAACAATCTATCGCAATCTTATACTAATCCAGATGGCGTTTCTCGTGGCGCTTGTCAATATTGTGGTTTTTGTGAGCGTTTTGGTTGCGAATATGGAGCAAAAGCATCACCAGTAGTTACAGTATTACCTGTGGCTAAAGAAACTGGTAACTTCGAAGTACGTACTCATTCTGTTGTACGTAAAGTTCTACACACAAATGGAAAAGCTACTGGCGTATTATACGTAGATATACGTACTGGTGAAGAGTTTATCCAAGAGGCAGATGTAGTTGTAGTATCAGCATATCAAATGAATAATATTAAACTTTTATTAAACTCTCAACTTGGCCGTCCATATGATCCAGTTACTGGTACAGGAGTCATTGGTAGAAACTATGCATACCAAACAATTCTGGGGACTGCTGTAGGTTTCTTTGATAAAGAGTTCAATTTATACGGTGGTGCGGGATCTCTAGGTGCTCAAATTGATGACTTCAACGGAGACTTCTTTGATCACACTGACCTAGATTTCTTACATGGTGCGACTATTCAAATTACCCAATTAGGGGATCGTCCTATTGCAAACAATCAGATTCCAGCAGGCGTTCCAACTTGGGGGAAAGAATTTAAAGACGCATCTGTTACAAATGCAAACCGTGCTCTTATTGTTAAAGCACAAGGTGCTTCTCTACCTTGGCAAGATAATTACATCGATTTAGATCCAACTTATAAAGATGCATTCGGTGATCCATTACTTCGTATGACGTTTAATTGGAAAGACCAAGATCGTCAACTAATGAAGTTTATGGGAGAAAAATCAGCTGAGATCATGAAAAAAATGGGTGCAAAAGATATCAAAATTAATGGTCTCGAAGTCGGAGATTACGATATTCGTAACTACCAGTCTACTCATAATACTGGTGGAGTAATCATGGGCTCTGATCCAGAAACAAGTGCTTTAAACAGCTATCTACAAATGTGGGATTGTGAAAATGTATTTGTACCAGGTGCAAGTGCTTTTGCTCAAAACTCAGGTTACAACCCTACTGGCACAGTTGGAGCACTAGCGTATCGTGCAGCAGAAGGTATTGAAAAATACTTAAAAACTGGCGGATTATTAGTTTAA
- a CDS encoding helix-turn-helix transcriptional regulator, producing MAKVINHIREIRLKKGITQIQMAGDLQITRQTITAIENNKYNPSLELALKLVRYFDVPIEELFYLEEE from the coding sequence ATGGCAAAGGTCATTAATCATATAAGAGAAATCCGATTAAAAAAGGGGATAACACAGATTCAAATGGCGGGTGATTTACAAATTACCAGACAAACCATTACAGCGATTGAAAACAATAAATACAATCCCAGCTTAGAGCTTGCACTTAAACTAGTACGTTATTTTGATGTACCTATTGAAGAATTATTTTATCTAGAGGAGGAATAA
- a CDS encoding NUDIX domain-containing protein, with the protein MRNRGATIILEQGRVALIKRTKPYTTYYVFPGGGIENGETPEEAAIRETYEELGVHVRIQRLFKVLPYSGTQYYYLADIVSGTFGSGDGDEYVSTSKEKGKYEPIWIDLMDLSTLDVRPKEIVEAILAD; encoded by the coding sequence ATGAGAAATCGAGGAGCCACTATTATTCTAGAACAAGGTCGAGTTGCACTGATCAAAAGGACTAAGCCTTATACCACCTACTATGTATTTCCGGGTGGAGGTATCGAGAATGGAGAAACCCCTGAGGAAGCAGCTATTCGTGAGACATATGAGGAGCTAGGGGTACATGTTCGCATCCAAAGACTTTTTAAAGTACTACCATATAGCGGAACTCAATATTATTACTTAGCTGATATTGTAAGCGGTACGTTTGGATCCGGAGATGGAGATGAATATGTAAGCACTTCTAAAGAAAAAGGAAAATATGAACCGATTTGGATCGATCTCATGGATTTATCTACTCTTGATGTTCGTCCTAAAGAAATAGTAGAAGCAATCTTGGCAGATTAA
- a CDS encoding low molecular weight protein-tyrosine-phosphatase produces the protein MVHVLFVCLGNICRSPMAEAVFKHLVAKEKLEASIRVDSAATSGWHIGAPPHPGTIAKLKEYDISTEGISGRQLQKEDFEEFDYIVGMDENNIKDIRQMLGQPDHPKIIRFLDWTEHKKDVPDPYFTGDFQETYDLVLEGCDALLGKVKLDYKEQL, from the coding sequence ATGGTTCATGTTTTATTTGTCTGTCTAGGTAATATTTGTCGTTCTCCCATGGCGGAGGCTGTATTTAAGCATCTAGTAGCAAAGGAAAAATTAGAAGCGAGTATTCGAGTAGACTCAGCTGCTACAAGTGGGTGGCATATTGGAGCCCCGCCACATCCAGGGACAATAGCCAAGCTAAAAGAATATGACATTTCCACAGAGGGTATATCCGGACGTCAGCTACAAAAAGAAGATTTTGAAGAATTTGACTATATTGTTGGTATGGATGAAAATAATATTAAAGATATACGACAAATGCTTGGTCAACCTGATCATCCCAAAATTATTCGTTTTTTAGATTGGACTGAGCACAAGAAAGATGTACCTGATCCTTATTTCACTGGTGATTTTCAGGAAACCTATGATTTGGTTTTAGAGGGCTGTGATGCACTTCTAGGCAAAGTTAAACTCGATTATAAAGAGCAACTGTAG